AGTGATGGCTACTTAAGTGCACACTATGCATGCACCATTTGGTCTCCAACTTTTCACCCCATTTGGGGCCCATATGTTCCTTCCTATGAGGGCACTTTTGGAAAACATGTATTCTTtctgtttttaattcttatttttccatGTCGAATTGACCAGTAAAATCTTCCATTAATGTTCATTATCAATTTATCATAAGCTTAAGAAAAGCCTAGGCTATATAGCTCACATAGTACTTTTTGTCTGGGAATCAAAGGATAATAAGAACAAGAAgcttgagaaaataatttcaaaatattatcctTGCAAAAGGACAGTAAATAGGGTAGGCTTTATCTCCTTTCTAAGTTAGTGGGAAGGAAATTAGCCATTGATAAGTGTGGCTGATGAGAAAATAgcagaagggaaaaaaattgaggagattggggttttttttccctcacaaattatgagaaaatggattatttaaacttttcttttgaGATAGTCTTCTTATTTTGTCCTATgatgaaaaattgaacaaaCATTTAAGTTCAACATGGGAGGGAGATTCAATGTGTTTGTTTCTTTGTATTCTTAATGAAGGAGTAAACATTATTTTTTGCCTTACAGAAAAtacaattacttttatttttctttgtgtttttgaaaggaaaaaaaaaatctcttttagaACAAAATAAGTGAAAGACATAATAATGTAGATGCCCCAAAAGTGAAAGATAAGAATGATAATGAGTGAGGCCCAAAGTTGACACTGTGAGTGACTTTATCCCATACACACTCCAAATCAATCAGAACCTTTACATCTTTTGTTCCCATATCCAAAACTTTCTTCTCTAATTTCGTACTGAACCAAGATTTGGATCTCTCTAGATAATGTAGTCAATAACAAGCTTCACATAaactataattattatttaaaaaaaaaaaaaaaaacactacaagGGTTTGATGTGGGAATAGGAATACAAATGGAGGTAACTCCTGTAATTTTGTAATATCATGTGAAAGAGAGAAATCAAAGCCGTaataagaatgaattttgattCCTACTGTCACTTTTGTAACTAATATAAATGTCTCAATGTACAAGTACAATATTAAAGAGGATACCAAAATTCCCTTTTAAAAGGCAAATAAGTAATATTAATGAGACTTaccaaataattatttcaaatgaacACATTTGTTAAAAACCATTAAGAAAACATAGAAGCAAACTAAGAagttatatttattattgttaattcatgTTTCTGGGTATTGGGTGGTGGAGTGGTTGGATGAGGGTTGAGGAGTTTAGGAGTTAGTAGTGAATATGACTTATGGGGAGGGTTGGAATTAGCTGAATGTGGGCACCAAGGTGAAGAAAATTGAAGGCAGGATAGGATTTTTATGGAAGATTTAGTTGGTGTTGGTAGAATATATGGGTTGGTGACAGATGGGAGggtgaaaaatgatatttttcacATGTACTAATGATGAAAGCTTGGAGGTTGCCAAAAATGTTGGACATTTGGGTGTTATGTAATTGCACTAGGGATTTATATAATGATAGAAGAGAAAATGCTGTTCCCTATTTTAGTTGGTTATCTAGTTTATAAACAAGGCATTTCAGTTTAACTGCCCTTTccaaaaatttgaggaaaaaaaaaaagaaaaaaaatcattttcttttaacaatttttttcaaccCAATAGGAGCACCTCAACACCTGGTTGATAATGAGATTTCAAAACAGCTGTAACAGAATGTAGGGGTAGGTGAATGGGAGATGATGTTGGTTAATAAATAAGGGAGGTAGTTTCAACGATATCCCTGTCCCTATCCACTCATGTACAAACACTTTAATAATAGTCATCATATAAGATGATTCAACCTGGTTAAGGTGAAGTTGGCATCGCACAATGCTATTGTATGGATATGGAGAGTTGATTCGAGTCTCTCCTAAGACGAGACAAAGGTGCAGCATTCGACCCCAAAGCTGCCTCATCTTTACTATCGAAATATTATCTTTTGAATCcttttggaaatggaaacaaGTTCATTGATGCGGACTCAGTTTAATTCTAAACTCATATAGTAACATATTCAAACAAAAACCACTAGCACAGCaaactttaaaaaacaaaataataatccATGTTTCCTTTCATCTCGACAACATCGTAACAGAGCATTTACCAACTCATCCCTCCTTGCTAAAGCTTCTCATGATCCCAAGCTGCAAGCATCAGTGTTACTCCGTCATAACAGGCTTATTCTCGCTTGCTTTGGGCCTCTGCTCCTTTGGCTTCTGCTCTTCAGTTTTCCTgaaaaacccaacaaaaataacaaaaaacgcATCAGAAAACACAAGACCAACCAAGGAAATTCTGATTATAACTCCCAGGGCATAGGGGAATAAAGtattaaaagcaaaaatatcTATAATGAAACATGAGCACTAGCTAAAATAGTAATGCCTGGAAAAAGGGACCATGACATGCAAAAAAGATGAGTAATTCAGAATTTAACAAGCTATAACCTTGTTTACCCCCCTTGGAAGTAGCAAGAACATCAACTTGTTTCATTATAAGCTAACAAATTCAAATCAATCTGcatttttctttcccatttgaAGGGTATTGATGACATAGAACTAACTAGGCAATTATAAACTACCTGAAGATTAATCCTAACTCAGTTTAGGTACTGGAATGTTACATCCACAATAATGAATTGGCCAGCGAAATGCAGGAACAAAACATAGCAACAATTCCTGGGAACATCACCATGTGTTCCATAGTCCTTTCCTTTCACTGGTCATAGGAGTGATTACTTCTAGGAATTCTTTCTCATTACCAAAGATAAATAATGATctgtatatattaaatttaacataatattttagataattgAGAATAACAGTAACATCTTCCCTTGAATCATGAAGAATACACTTGTCAAGACCATCTTTCAGTGTCTTTGTTGAACATTAGCATGTCAGTAATCAAGAACTGAAACAGAACCAGCACCAGCAAGTCTTATCCCAACCATATGGAGTCAGC
Above is a genomic segment from Vitis riparia cultivar Riparia Gloire de Montpellier isolate 1030 chromosome 7, EGFV_Vit.rip_1.0, whole genome shotgun sequence containing:
- the LOC117917757 gene encoding wound-induced basic protein — encoded protein: MIYDVNSPLFRSFLSQKGGSSDKRKTEEQKPKEQRPKASENKPVMTE